DNA sequence from the Oligoflexus sp. genome:
GACTTCTGACCTTGCCGTGCTGGAACTGAATGCCAGCTGGTCGGAGCTGGAGCGCGAGAGTCTTTGGCCCTTGCCCCAGGCTGCAAAAGCTGCTGAATCCGGTCACGCGATCCGCACGGTGGGGATACCTCAGGGCTCCTTTCCTTTGGCAGAACAGTTCCTGCGCGAGGCCCGCTGCATCGAAGAAAAAACGGTATCAGTCGTGGAATGGTACTGGACGTGGTTTGATGCGCATAGGAATTCCTGTGCGGATATTCGCGAGGGCAGCAGCGGCTCGCCGGTTTTGAATGCGGAAGGCGAGGTCTATGCCCTGCTGAATACCACCAGCGCCACAGGCATCAGCGACAGCTGCTACCTGGGCAATCCTTGTGAACTGGAGCGACCCGGCGCGGTCATGGTTGCGAATAAAAACTATGCGGCTGCTATCGTTTCCCTGCAGGAATGTTTTCCGAATCAGACTTTGACGTTCGGATCAGACTGTCCCTTGCCGTCGCCTGAAACCATTGCCTATAGCGATGCGCCGCCCATTCCCACGCGGCCTTTCGATCGGCAGGGCCAGCCGCTTTTATGGAAGGTCAAAGCCGAAGGCGCACTGTGGAAAATGGGGCCCGCCGGTGAAATCAACTGCCGGGATGATGCAGGCTATCGAAACGAAGCATTGCCGTCGGGCGCGCTGCCGCAGGAAAACGGCCTTCATCTTTTGTGCCTGCAAAAAAAGGGTTTTGATGAACGCTTTCCGACTGTGGTGGTTTTGAGCGTGGATACGCGCGCACCGACTCTGAAGCCGGAACTTTCTCTTAGAGCCTTCGATCAGGATCTGAGCTTTGAACCCATTTTTCAGGTTCCCGAACTCTCTTTTTTCCGGGTGGGTTTTGGTCCCCGGGACACGACCAGCTGTGATCAGCTGAAGTTGGTGCCCTACCGCCGCATTCCCATTCGCATCTCCCAAAAAGATTTGCCCGCGCGGATCTGCGTCCAGGGTGAAGATCACGCCGGCAATCCCGGCCCGATCTTTGCCTACGATGTCAGCGGCGACGACGCCTCACGAAATCTTACGCGCAAGATGCGGTCCGAGTCGCCCGGTCAGAAACCGAAAGA
Encoded proteins:
- a CDS encoding serine protease, which codes for MHRLSLLLLMALCACQSPYNSKFQNEEGGFPEPSVLLKNAHGAAQAVAGVGRFQGEMTCTAFLWKPDGALPESKAWALTNGHCVMPYSERSSSYDVWVKRPASAGWNIKFHYFVDTPAAQKSVAVASVIYASMKTSDLAVLELNASWSELERESLWPLPQAAKAAESGHAIRTVGIPQGSFPLAEQFLREARCIEEKTVSVVEWYWTWFDAHRNSCADIREGSSGSPVLNAEGEVYALLNTTSATGISDSCYLGNPCELERPGAVMVANKNYAAAIVSLQECFPNQTLTFGSDCPLPSPETIAYSDAPPIPTRPFDRQGQPLLWKVKAEGALWKMGPAGEINCRDDAGYRNEALPSGALPQENGLHLLCLQKKGFDERFPTVVVLSVDTRAPTLKPELSLRAFDQDLSFEPIFQVPELSFFRVGFGPRDTTSCDQLKLVPYRRIPIRISQKDLPARICVQGEDHAGNPGPIFAYDVSGDDASRNLTRKMRSESPGQKPKEHDVIRKQ